A genome region from Dickeya chrysanthemi NCPPB 402 includes the following:
- the bcsO gene encoding cellulose biosynthesis protein BcsO — protein MNSYDDMQRFKDKAQIKDMNFRDMSGQVLQSDTVVWPIMKQLLRNQASDDSLSGAQPVSIAQPVPANLHDLSAPVPSASRRVTPTSALASGSSEDTPPALFNAVAASLPPVEAVPAPVPVAAAAIDVAPEAARPHPLASAPAASAPVMGGAQVAPEAGRFRQLFTRHRPDEIHSAPKTMLLKPLLEKIALCR, from the coding sequence ATGAATAGTTATGATGATATGCAGCGCTTTAAGGATAAAGCCCAGATAAAAGATATGAATTTCAGGGACATGTCCGGTCAGGTATTGCAATCTGACACCGTAGTCTGGCCGATCATGAAACAGCTGTTGCGCAACCAGGCAAGCGATGATTCGCTGTCCGGCGCGCAACCGGTGAGTATTGCGCAACCGGTGCCGGCTAATCTGCATGACTTGTCTGCGCCGGTGCCGTCAGCGTCTCGGCGTGTAACGCCAACATCTGCTCTGGCTTCCGGTTCTTCCGAAGATACCCCGCCTGCTCTGTTTAATGCGGTTGCTGCGTCATTGCCGCCGGTTGAGGCGGTGCCTGCCCCTGTACCGGTAGCGGCGGCGGCGATCGACGTTGCGCCGGAAGCGGCACGTCCGCATCCGCTGGCGTCTGCACCGGCGGCGTCTGCTCCGGTAATGGGTGGGGCTCAGGTTGCTCCAGAAGCCGGCCGGTTTCGCCAGTTATTCACTCGTCACCGCCCTGATGAAATCCATTCGGCACCTAAGACCATGTTGTTGAAACCCTTGCTGGAGAAAATCGCGTTATGCCGTTAG
- the dppF gene encoding dipeptide ABC transporter ATP-binding subunit DppF, translated as MNAAGQPYLLEAIDLKKHYPVKKGLFAPERLVKALDGVSFTLERGKTLAVVGESGCGKSTLGRLLTMIETPSHGELYYQGQDLLKPDPAAQKLRRQKIQIVFQNPYASLNPRKKVGQILEEPLVINTDLTKAERREKALAMMAKVGLKTEHYDRYPHMFSGGQRQRIAIARGLMLDPDVVIADEPVSALDVSVRAQVLNLMMDLQQDLGLSYVFISHDLSVVEHIADEVMVMYLGRCVEKGSKDAIFNNPRHPYTQALLSATPRLNPDARRERIKLTGELPSPLNPPPGCAFNARCQHRFGTCTQLQPQLKPHGEQLVACFAVEQEDSQAS; from the coding sequence ATGAATGCCGCCGGGCAGCCGTACCTGCTCGAAGCGATTGATTTGAAAAAGCATTACCCGGTGAAAAAAGGGTTGTTTGCGCCTGAGCGGTTGGTGAAAGCGCTGGATGGCGTCTCTTTTACGCTGGAACGCGGCAAAACGCTGGCGGTAGTGGGCGAGTCCGGTTGCGGCAAGTCCACGCTGGGACGCCTGCTGACCATGATTGAAACACCGTCGCACGGCGAGCTGTACTATCAGGGACAGGATTTACTCAAGCCGGACCCTGCGGCGCAGAAGCTGCGTCGACAGAAAATCCAGATCGTGTTCCAGAACCCCTACGCATCGCTCAACCCGCGTAAAAAGGTCGGGCAGATACTGGAAGAGCCGCTGGTGATCAACACTGATCTCACCAAGGCGGAACGCCGTGAAAAAGCGCTGGCGATGATGGCGAAAGTCGGCCTGAAAACCGAGCATTACGACCGCTACCCGCACATGTTTTCCGGCGGCCAGCGCCAGCGTATCGCGATTGCCCGCGGGTTGATGCTCGACCCGGACGTGGTGATCGCCGATGAACCGGTGTCCGCGCTGGATGTCTCGGTGCGTGCACAGGTGCTGAACCTGATGATGGATTTGCAGCAGGATTTGGGGCTGTCTTACGTGTTCATCTCCCACGACCTGTCGGTGGTGGAGCACATTGCTGACGAAGTGATGGTGATGTATCTGGGCCGTTGTGTCGAGAAAGGCAGCAAAGACGCGATTTTCAACAATCCGCGCCACCCGTACACCCAGGCGCTGTTGTCTGCGACGCCGCGCCTGAACCCGGACGCCCGCCGCGAACGCATCAAGCTGACCGGTGAGCTGCCAAGCCCACTCAACCCACCGCCGGGCTGCGCCTTCAACGCCCGTTGCCAGCACCGTTTCGGCACCTGCACCCAGTTGCAACCGCAGCTGAAACCGCATGGTGAGCAACTGGTCGCCTGCTTCGCGGTGGAGCAGGAAGACAGTCAGGCAAGCTGA